A genomic segment from Arcobacter acticola encodes:
- the dnaN gene encoding DNA polymerase III subunit beta yields the protein MRFVITKNVIENVIASMQPFLEKKDSSSITSHIYLEINNAKLIIKATDYEIGLESHIDNITDMVDGKITVNGSNLLGIIKRLKNEEILFEVTNNNLVIKQNKSTFKLPTYDANEYPSLNRSENLKELSISTINFINSIRKITPAIDNNNPKFELNGALLDIKNQKINFVSTDTRRLAVSYLQNITNEEHQFIIPKKAIIEIQKLFLDDAKIYFDDTNLVISNNNNKFFTKLINGKFPDYERIIPGTLKYNFPLPKNILVESIKLVTSLFSNIKITFSSTSIIFKSLDEDTESKTQIDIDLNIEKEFYLAVNAKYLLDFLSMSHNEKIKIGFNESNLPFYLEDDKFFTIVMPIVLEK from the coding sequence ATGAGGTTTGTAATTACTAAAAATGTAATTGAAAATGTAATAGCTTCAATGCAACCTTTTTTAGAAAAAAAAGATTCTAGTTCAATTACATCACATATATATTTAGAAATCAATAATGCTAAATTAATCATAAAAGCTACAGATTATGAAATTGGTTTAGAATCACATATTGATAATATAACAGATATGGTAGATGGAAAAATTACTGTTAATGGTTCAAATTTATTAGGTATTATTAAAAGATTAAAAAATGAAGAAATTTTATTTGAAGTTACAAACAATAATTTAGTAATAAAACAAAATAAATCAACATTTAAATTACCAACTTATGATGCTAATGAATACCCATCATTAAATAGATCTGAAAATTTAAAAGAACTATCAATTTCAACAATTAATTTTATTAATTCAATTAGAAAAATTACACCTGCAATTGATAACAATAATCCAAAATTTGAATTAAATGGTGCATTATTAGATATCAAAAATCAAAAAATTAATTTCGTATCAACTGATACTAGAAGATTAGCAGTTTCATATTTACAAAATATTACAAATGAAGAACATCAATTTATCATTCCTAAAAAAGCTATAATTGAAATTCAAAAACTTTTCTTAGATGATGCAAAAATATATTTTGATGATACAAACTTAGTTATATCAAACAATAACAATAAATTTTTTACAAAACTAATTAATGGAAAATTTCCTGATTATGAAAGAATTATACCTGGAACATTAAAATACAATTTTCCACTTCCAAAAAATATATTAGTTGAATCAATTAAATTAGTAACTTCTTTATTTTCAAATATTAAAATTACTTTTAGTTCAACATCAATTATATTTAAATCATTAGATGAAGATACAGAATCTAAAACTCAAATTGATATTGATTTAAATATTGAAAAAGAGTTTTATTTAGCAGTAAATGCTAAATATTTATTAGATTTTTTATCTATGTCACATAATGAAAAAATCAAAATTGGATTTAACGAATCAAACTTACCATTTTATTTAGAAGATGATAAGTTTTTTACTATTGTAATGCCAATAGTTTTAGAAAAATAA
- the dnaA gene encoding chromosomal replication initiator protein DnaA, whose product MTTKDFQTIIQKEATKTDFERYLKQLVYKKISSDEKIAIFEVNNKYIASWIKSKFTGLIQHCFEIFDGSKPSIEIKLAGEKKSKKEILKEQIQNQTAESTILNPSYTFDSFVVGPSNQMAYNASLAVSNKPGIQYNPLFIYGGTGLGKTHLLQAVGNHAIEKGNTVIYVTIEQFMNDFTFSIKNKNMEHFRNKYRKCDVLLIDDIQFLSGKEQTQEEFFHTFNELHNAKKQIVMTSDRLPSQIAGLVDRLKSRFEWGLTADVQIPGLETKIAIIEKKSDLNGISLSREIVNFIATTLDNSIREIEGVLIRINASASLLNQEITLSMVQNLLKEQIKETKENIKLPDVINIVANQLNIKPSDIKSKKRTATVANARRIVIYLTRELTHNSMPDIAKFLGMKDHSSISHNIKKANELIEKDENFKLIIENLKNKIINKEW is encoded by the coding sequence ATGACAACCAAAGATTTCCAAACAATAATTCAAAAAGAAGCAACAAAAACCGACTTTGAAAGATACTTAAAGCAATTAGTTTATAAGAAAATATCTTCTGATGAAAAAATTGCTATTTTTGAAGTGAATAATAAATATATTGCTTCATGGATAAAAAGTAAATTCACAGGATTAATACAACATTGTTTTGAAATTTTTGATGGTTCTAAACCTTCGATTGAAATAAAACTTGCAGGTGAAAAAAAATCTAAAAAAGAGATTTTAAAAGAGCAAATTCAAAATCAAACAGCTGAAAGCACAATACTAAATCCTTCATATACTTTTGATTCATTTGTAGTGGGCCCTTCTAATCAAATGGCCTATAATGCCTCACTTGCAGTTTCAAATAAACCTGGAATTCAATATAATCCATTGTTTATTTATGGTGGAACTGGTCTTGGAAAAACTCACCTTTTACAAGCAGTTGGAAATCATGCAATTGAAAAAGGAAATACTGTTATTTATGTAACTATTGAGCAGTTTATGAATGACTTTACTTTTTCAATCAAAAATAAAAATATGGAACATTTTAGAAATAAATATAGAAAGTGTGACGTTTTATTAATCGATGATATTCAATTTTTATCTGGAAAAGAACAAACTCAAGAGGAGTTTTTCCATACATTTAATGAGCTTCATAATGCAAAAAAACAAATTGTTATGACTTCAGATAGACTTCCATCTCAAATTGCTGGACTTGTTGATAGATTGAAATCTAGATTTGAATGGGGATTAACAGCAGATGTTCAAATTCCAGGGCTTGAAACAAAAATTGCAATTATTGAAAAGAAATCTGATTTAAATGGAATCTCTTTAAGTAGAGAGATAGTGAATTTCATTGCAACAACACTTGATAATTCAATTAGAGAAATTGAAGGTGTTTTAATAAGAATAAATGCAAGTGCATCACTTTTAAATCAAGAAATTACTCTTTCAATGGTTCAAAACCTATTAAAAGAACAAATTAAAGAGACAAAAGAGAATATAAAATTACCTGATGTTATAAATATTGTTGCAAATCAGTTAAATATTAAACCAAGTGATATTAAATCTAAGAAAAGAACAGCAACAGTTGCAAATGCTAGAAGAATTGTTATTTATCTTACAAGAGAATTAACACACAACTCTATGCCAGATATTGCAAAGTTCTTAGGAATGAAAGATCATAGTTCAATTTCTCATAATATTAAAAAAGCAAATGAGTTAATTGAAAAAGACGAAAACTTTAAATTAATTATAGAAAATTTGAAGAATAAAATCATAAATAAGGAGTGGTAA